Within Malus domestica chromosome 04, GDT2T_hap1, the genomic segment GGATTAAGCCACACCTTAGAACAATTTTTAACATTGGCATAGTAATGGGATTGgctctagaaaataaaaaagcttGTCATTGTTAAATTCATAACCTTAATTAAGTTTCAGTTGCTTAaattttaaaactctttttacTACGTGTTTAATTTCTCGTCTTCTTaaatttcttgttaattttagtttcaatcaattatttatttctataaaaaaatcttttaatttggttttgtgtGATTAATTGGTTAAATTGATTTACGCCAATCCTTGTGCAATCGATCTATAGTGATTGCCCTtggtatattattattattggtcTTGTCAACTATTCAATTGTGCTTGTTTTATCTATTTTAAAGGTAATCAGAtcatttagtattacggtctagtggtattcctcttcacttgtaaataagatgttttaagttcgattctcgtcaaaaacaaatttaatctacattattgctagtccattgtgaagTTAAGCGCACTCCCCTCTCGGcctctccttagtgtagataatacaatatgttaaaaataaataaaataaataaaaagtaacTCGAGCTCACATATCACCGAGCCCTCGTTTTTTCTGTTCCGTGGAATCACAAACAAAAATTTAGGGATGTAATATCCACACATTCCTTTAtatttctttcatatttttttagttttcgactgtcggatcggatgaattgaaaaaaatcaacATAGATTAAAAAGGAATGTGAGAAGCCACAGACCccaaaatttattatataaacaGATCTTACAACATTACCGCTAATCATACAAGGAAGAAAGaaacatttcatttatttgACACGATGCTAGGCCAAACTCTGTGTTCACCGGAAGTAATAATTAAAAACACTATCAAGCCCTTGATCATTAAACTTTAACATTAATCTTTCTTTAAAGGGAACTAGAAAGATCGTCTGCATTCAGGTGGAGCGCCTTGTGGGAAGCGTTTTAAGTCGGTGCAATAGTTGTAAATCATGAAATATTTCTGCACCCATCTCAGACGTCTTCTGCTGGGAGCATCAAGCTCGTTAGTCTGCCATTCGGAGAAGGAACTGGATGACCTGGAATCAATGACGTTGAAGTTTCTGTAGTATGCTGTGAAGGGTGCCTTCGACCAATCAGTTTTCACCAACCCTCCTCTGGTGGCCCAGTCATCTGCATTCCAAAGGCTTGAGTATATCCTCATGGGTTGGCTCTTCGGGAATGGGACACCAACTGCTTCAGCGTTCTTGAATACTCTGATGGGAGTCTTGTCAACCAAGAAACTGAAAAATGGAGAAGCAATAACCCAATTAAatttttctctttcatttttttttatgcaagCGATATTCTATGCTAAACATATTTAAACTAAATGCACGAGAGTTTGGAGTTGGGTGCAGAGGAAGAGCACATTGCTTCTACTCTAGCCAACTCAACTAAACTCAATTCTTGTGAAACCATAAATAGAACTTAAGCGTAGGGCATATAAATATACATGGATTAATAATTATTTCTTACATTATGTGTTGGGGCTTCCAGATGACGGAATAAGTGTGGAAGTTTTTTGAGGGGTCAAACCAGAGATAGAACTGCTGCTCTCTATCTCCCTTGCCCTGGGTGAAAATATTGGTGTGCAAAATGTAAGGGTCACCGCTAAGATTTCCCAAGAATTCGAAGTCGATTTCATCATGTGTAGGACCTTGAGAGGACAGCTacataagaaaaaaaacaaaaacaaaccgaaagatgaaaaattattatctgtatatatatagtaaaacaATTGGTCTTTAAAGctgaaacaaatttaaacatcgAATGAATTTTGACTTGTAAATTATTTTATAAGTATTCGGTGGCTCACTCTCGTGAACGTATAGTATACATAGTTACTGTTGAATTTGATGCAAGCCATTATAGTCCAAAAAACTTAGTCTTATTTCTCTGTCTCACTACTTTGGAGATATTTTTACAAGACAAAAGCATCCATTTTCAAGTGGGCCAGTAGAATTCATGtctttttatgaaaatataaaaTCGTACAACATATAATcctaaatgaaaaataaaaaatgctatTAGCGGTCTAAAACATTATCATGTACTCGTAATAAAAAAACGAAGTTTCTCAAAATATATCAGAATTAGTTAGATTTATACCATTTTATCCATTTTTTCTCTAATTTACGTAGTTAAAATGTGTGACTTCATCCGAAAAAAGATATCAAAGAATAATTTAGAGTATATAAACATTTTGAGCATTAAGGATGTAAAAGGatattctcttctttttttttgtacatatCTAACTGTTAGATGATGAATGTATTAAGTAAATGCATGTATCGTAACCAAGTCCGTAAAAATTTCACTTAAacataagttttatttattgccTACAATATCGTGAAGCCCACGTCAAatgatagagaaaaaaaaaattgaagaaaaagaatgagttagtatttatatatattatttcccCCAAAATAAGGAGTATATATGTAAGTTTGTTATTCTATTTTTTAGTATGTATGAGGAATGTGTACGTATGTGTGTTGTGTGAGTGATACGTACGTAGTATGCGGTGACGGTGCCAGCAGAGTTGCCGGGAACAAGCTTAAGCTGCATATCAATCCTCCCAAAGAGGTACTCTTTTTTGGACTGAAACCCAGAGCCAGAAACTTTGTCTAAAGACAGAGAAAGAAGTTGACCTCCCTTGAA encodes:
- the LOC103443395 gene encoding xyloglucan endotransglucosylase/hydrolase 2; amino-acid sequence: MGISSLVLLVGLVCSSLMVATYAGNFYQDFDLTWGGNRPKIFKGGQLLSLSLDKVSGSGFQSKKEYLFGRIDMQLKLVPGNSAGTVTAYYLSSQGPTHDEIDFEFLGNLSGDPYILHTNIFTQGKGDREQQFYLWFDPSKNFHTYSVIWKPQHIIFLVDKTPIRVFKNAEAVGVPFPKSQPMRIYSSLWNADDWATRGGLVKTDWSKAPFTAYYRNFNVIDSRSSSSFSEWQTNELDAPSRRRLRWVQKYFMIYNYCTDLKRFPQGAPPECRRSF